The stretch of DNA GTCGTAGTCCGCCGTCTTGAGGCCTCCGAACTGTGACTTGGCCGCTGCAGTCAGCGGCGAGGCGGGGTGGGTGCCGAACATCCGGTCCCTCTCGTGGCGCCAGTAGGAATGCGCCTCCGCCGGGTCCTGGGCCGCGAGCTTGCGCACGGTGGCGTACAGCGCGAAGGTCCGGAGCCGCCAGTCCGCGATGTCGAGAGCGGAAATGTCCGCCACGCTGTCCTGGTCCCCGGATTCCCATCCGTCCATCCGCTGTTCAGCCATGATCCCAGCCTAGCCTCCTTTCCGCCGGGCCTTATCAGGCCCGGACTGCCCCGGGAGCCCGGGGCCGGGTTATTGGTTGGCCGCTCCAAAACGCCGGACCGGAAACGCCCGGACCTGCTCCGGACCGGACTACCCTGACACCATGACTCGGACGGCAATTCCCCGGTGGATCCGGACCGCCGCAGCGCTCGCGGCCACCATGGCGGCGCTCTCGGGCTGCAGCGGCGGGGGCCCGGGCGTTCCGGCCTGGACCGCAGGAGGGGCCCCGGGCGCCAGCTCGGCCGCGCCGGATCCGTCCAGGGACACCTCCTCACCCGGTGCCGGTTCATCGGGTGCGGCGTCGGGTACAGCATCCGGGACGCCTTCGGCGTCCCCCGGCGCCACCGCAGCGGCCTGGAAGGTCTTTACCGATTCCGCGAAGGGGGTGAGCTTTGAGCTCCCGCAGGAATGGATCGCCCAGTCCGTCCCGCCGGACCCCGGAAGCCTGGCCGGCGCGCTCAAGATCGAGGTGAAGGACGCCGACGGCGGCTACCTCGCCACCTTGCAGACCGGCCTGCCGCCGCAAACGGCCCCGGCCTGCCCGGACAATGCCGCCAGACCGTACGTGGTGGTGAGCAGTGTTCCGGTGGAACTGCCGCACCGTGGAGGCGAGGGGCTGATCGATCCCCACGTCGTGTTCCGCGTGGTCCAGGGCTACAAATTCTTCGGCTCCTACGGCATCACCAACATGGTGGGCGGAGCGGACGGGAGGTCCTGCGGGCTGCAGAACGTAATCCGCGGACCCGAGGGCAAGGGCGATTACTCCTTCGGGGACCTGACGGTGTTGAAGCCGCTTGCCCCGGACCAGAAGGTGGCTCCGGCCAAGTCCTTTGACACCCTTGAGCAGGCGGCCAAATACGTCAGCGACGGCAGCGAATTCGCCAACGTCCAGCGGATGCTAATGTCTCTGAAGGTCAAGAACTAGTACCGCCCCCGCCCCCGCACGACGGGGCCCTGCGACGGCGGCTGGCCTGACGCCAATTCTGTTGCTACCCCACACCCCGGAGATACATGGAACGCTCTGTCGCCGCACGCCTGGCCTTCAAGACCGTGGCGGAGACCAAAGTCGCGCTGGCGGTGTCCGTGGCGCGCAATGCCGGATACAGCGGCTTCGAGGAATCGCTCTCTGTGACCGCGGGGGGTGAAGACGTCGCCCTGACCGAGCTCTCGGACCACCACGGCGGCAGGTTCCACTACATGGAGTTCGCCGAGCCTACCGAGGTGCTGGTGGAATACTCCGCGACGGTTACCGGATTCGCCGTGCCGGACGAACCCGGGCTGATGGAGCTCATCCGCTACGTGCGGCCCAGCCGCTATGCCGAGTCGGATCGACTGCTGCCGACGGCGTACGCGGAGTTCGACGCCGTGGCGGGCGAAGAGCTCCTGAATGCCGTGCGCAACTGGGTCTTCAGGGAACTGCGCTACGTGAGCGGGTCCTCACGCGGCACGGACGGTGCCGTCGAGACCCTGCTGCACCGGCGTGGGGTGTGCCGGGACTACGCGCACCTGGCCATCGCGCTGCTCCGCTCCAAGAACGTCCCGGCCCGGCTGGCCGCGGTCTACGCGCCCGGCCTCAGCCCGATGGACTTCCACGCAGTGACCGAGGGCCTACGTCAACGGGGCGTGGCATGTCATTGACCCGACAGGGCTGGCGCCGCGTGAAAGCATGCTCCGGATCACCGCCGGCCGGGATTCCTCGGACACGGCGTTCCTCTCCACAGTCGGCGGCAGCCTGTCCCTGCGGGAACTCAAGGTCACCGCCGTTGTCCGGGATGAACTGCCGGAAGAGGACCCGGCGAAGCTGGTCGTCCTCCACTAGGGCGCGGCGAACCAGCTGACGCAGCACCCCCTGACCCCGTCGGCCTGACCCCGTCGGCCTAATCCCGCCGGCCAGGCTCCTCCCGGCCCAGCTCCGCCCACAGGAAAGCCAGCGTTGCCGCGCCGGCTTTCAGGATGTCCACGCGGGCGCTCTCGTCACTGTCGTGCCAGTTGTCCTCCACGAGTCCCGTGCCGAAAAAGACCACAGGGACATTCAAGGCGGAGGAGAGCAGGTCCGCGGGTCCGCCGCCGGCATTTCCCATGCGCCCCACCTCCTGCGCCTGGAATCCTTTCACCATTGCCAGGGAGAGACACTCCAGAACCCGGTTCTCCGGAGTCCGGTAGAACTCCTGCGCAGTTTCTGTGTCCAGAGAGAGCTCGTAGCCGTAGTCGTCGCCAATGGTTTCATCCACCCAGCGCCGCACCTGGTCTGCCACGTCCTTGACCTTTTGCCCGCCAACAGTGCGGATACTTATGTCTGTCGACGCCATGGAGGGAACGGCTGCACGCATCACGCCGATGGGGTCCCCGGCAGCCAGGGCAACGACTTCCAGGGCCGGACGCTCCCACAGCCGTTCGAGGACCGTGTAGCCTTCCTCGCCCATGATGCTCCGGGTGTGTGAGCGCTCCAGCCAGTCCTCCGGATCGAAGGGCAGAGCCGCCAGTTCAGCCCGGCGGCGCTGGGAGATCTCCTCGACGTCGTCGTAAAAGCCCGGAAACGTGATCCTCCCCTTTTGGTCGTGCAGCCGCGCGAGCAGCCTGCCGAGCTCAATGGCCGGATTAGGGGCCGTGCCGGACACCGCGCCGCTGTGGACGTCGGTGAGCGGCCCGTAGACCTCGATGTGCGCCCCGAGCATGCCGCGGATGCTGGTGCAGATGGCGGGATGCCCGGCGCGCCAGAGCAGGGTGTCGGAAAAGACCACCGCATCCGCGGCAAGGCGGTCCCGGTGGGCCTCGAGAAGGTCCGCAAGGCCGGGGGAACCAGCTTCTTCCTCCCCTTCGACGATCAGCTTGAGGTTCACGGCCGGTGCCGTGCGCCCCGTGGCGTCCAGGTGCGCCCGGATTCCCCAGACGTGGGCCATCACCTGGCCTTTGGCGTCGGAGGTTCCGCGGCCGTACAGCCTGCCGTCCCGGAGTACGGGGTCGAACGGGGAGGTCTGGTCCCAGTTCTCGTCCTTGACCGCGCGCACGTCGTGGTGGCTGTAGATGAGAATGGTGGGGGCGTCCGGGGCTTCGGACCATTCGGCGAAAACCGCGGGTCCCTCGGCGCCTTCCCAGATTTCCGTCGTCGGGAACCCGGTGCCGCGGAGTTCCCCGGCAAGCCAGTTGGCGGACCGGGTGAGGTGGTGTTTGCGCTCCGGGACGCCGGCCACCGACGGGATGCGGACCCATTCGGAGAGCCGGTCCAGGAGCAGGGGCGTGTGGGTGTCTATGTAATTCCGGACCTTATCGTCAGCATCCATCCGTGCTCCCATCGGTCAGGTCGATTGCAGACGCCGGGGCCGGCGGTGCGCTTTGGCTGTGCCGTGGGTGTGTTCGACGGCGTCCAGCACCACCGCGGCCAGGGTGCGGCTGTTTATCATCGTGTCGCGCTGCCTGCGCGAACCTGTGCCGGAGGTGAGGATCCGGGCGAGTTCCAGGGTCACCTGCTGCTCGTCGCCGCAGCCGGCCAGCGCTGGGCGGATGTGCGTCAGGAGGGCCTGGACCGCTTCGGCGGCCGGGCACGGCAGGTTCAGGAGGGGATGCAGCAGCGTGCCGTCGACGCCGGACTCGCTGGCCTTCCACGCCGCCAGGCGCAGCTGCGCGGCGGAGAGGCGGGGCGCGGGAATGCCGGCGCGCCATTCCTGGGCCGCCGTTTCGACGAGTGCCCGGACGGTGGCGGCGATTGCCGTGGCGTGGGCGGGGTCCATGCAGACGTCGGCGATGCGCACCTCGACGGTCGGGTGGTTGCGGGAGAGGCGCGCGTCGAAGTAGACCATGCCCTCGTCAAGGAGTACTCCGGTAGCCAGCAGTGACTGCACATAGCGGTGGTATTCCCGTTCCGATCCAAACCGTTCGCAGGGTCCCGCCGTCGGCCAGCGGTTCCACGCCTGGTAACGGAAGCTCGCGTAGCCGCTGTCGTTTCCCTGCCAGAACGGAGAGTTGGCGCTCAGAGCGAGCAGGACCGGCAACCAGACGCGGATCCGATCCAGGACCGCTACACCTTCCTCCCCGGAAACGATGCGGACGTGGATGTGGAAGCCGCAGGTGAGCTGCTCCTTGAGTGTCAGGCCGAACCGGGCTGCCATCATCAGGTAGCGGGGTTGCGGCACCAGTGTTGGCGCGGCCGCAACGGGGCTCGTGGCCAGCGCCGCCGCCCTTGCGCCCACGGACCGCGCAGCTTCATCAGCCAAGGCCCGGCCGGCCCGGATGGCGGCCGCCACTTCCTGCAACGTAGAGCAGACGGGGCCGACAGCTTCAAGCTGCTCCTGCTGGACCTCGGGGGTCAGGGTGGAGCCGGCACCGGGCTTCGCGCGGTCTGCGGCGTACTGCAGGGCCAGTTCCGCGACCGGTGCGGGATGACCGGTTGCAGGATCGACGAGCAGGAATTCTTCTTCGACGCCGAAGGTCCTATGCCGCCGGCCGGCAGGACCGGTGCCGGGGCTGTTCACGGAAAGATTCAAGGCAGTTCCTTCGAGGAAAGGCCCCCGGCCGATGGCGCACGGACCGGGTGCGGCAAAGCACGAACAGCCCTCTTGCTCGAGCCGCAATCACCGGCCCGCTGGAATTGATCAGGCTACTGATCATTCCAGAGTACCCACGAAAGCACCGCGCAGGAAGAGCCGGGCGCAATGCGGGCCAGGGGATGCCCGGCGCCTTTTTGCGCATTCCCTTCCCCGCGGTACCGTACCCGTATGGCGAGTCAAGGGCACCGGGACATGGCAGTGCGAAAACCACCGTCAAAAGCGGGAGGCATCCTGCTCGGGCTGGGCCTTGGTGGATTCATTGACGGCATCGTCCTGCACCAGATCCTCCAATGGCACCACATGGTGAGCGCCACCGCTGAGCACCCCACGGACACCCTGGCCGGCCTGGAAGTGAACACGCTCGTGGACGGCTTCTTCCACCTGGTCATGTGGGTTCTTGTGCTGTCGGCCTCCATTGCCACCATCCGCGCTTGGCGGCAGGGGCGGCTGGCACCCAACTGGAGCTTCCACTTCGGACTTGTCATTGCAGGGTGGGGAATCTTCAACGTCGTGGAGGGCCTGATCGACCACCAGATTCTTCGCATCCACCACGTCCGGGACGACCTCGGCGGCCCGTTGCTCTGGGATCTGGGCTTCCTGGTGGTCAGCGTGCTGCTCGTCCTGGCGGGGTGGCTGCTGCACCGGCGCGGCCTCGCTGCCCTTGAGCGGGAACCAGCCGGCCGGCGCTAGCGTCCTCCTCCCGGGGCCGGCCCTAGCAGACCTTTCCAGGCCGGTCCGCTGTCAGCGAGCGGCTACCGCGGCCCGCAGCTTCTCGGTCAGCCGCAGCAGCTCGCGCTGTTCGGCGGGGCTGAGCGCCGGCCCGACGAGGTCGGCGATGTCCCGGACGTGTTCCCGGCCGATCTGCTTCTGCAGTTCCCGTCCTTCCTCTGTGAGCCGGACCAGGACACCCCGTCCGTCGTCGGGGGCTGGCACCCGTTCCACGTAGCCGCGCTTCTGGAGCCGTTCCACGAGCCGGCTGAGGCTGGACTGGCTCAGCAGCACGTGGTCGTTGAGCTCGTTCTGGCGGAGCCATCCGGACGGGCAGCGGGAAAGCGTGAACAGGACGTCGTACTCGTTGACGGCAAGGTCCTTGAACGCCGGGGCTGCCTGCAGCCTGCGCATCACGGCCACCTGGGCGCGGAACAGGGATTCCCACGTCTCCGCGGCCAGGCGCACCGGTGATGCTGCGGTTTTGGCGGGCATCACGCCTCCTGCTCCGCGGGGTGACCGGCGGGCTGGGCGGCTTCACCGGCAGGCTGGCCGGCTTCGGCCAGGGAGGCTGCGACGCGTCCGGCGTGCGTGGGCGGCTCCGGGACGTGGGCGGGGGTCTTCTCGGCGTATTCCTTGCGCAGGACCGGAAGCACCTCTTCGCCGAACAGGTCCAGCTGTTCCAGCACGGTCTTCAGGGGCAGGCCGGCGTGGTCGATCAGGAACAGCTGGCGCTGGTAGTCGCCGAAGTACTCCCGGAAGGTGAGGGTCTTCTCGATGACTTCCTGCGGGCTGCCGACGGTCAGCGGGGTCTGGGAGGTGAAGTCCTCCAGCGACGGGCCATGGCCATAGACCGGGGCGTTGTCGAAGTAGGGGCGGAACTCCTTGACGGCGTCCTGGGAGTTCTTCCGCATGAAGAACTGTCCGCCCAGGCCCACGATGGCCTGGTCAGCCTTGCCGTGGCCATAGTGCTCATAGCGCTCCCGGTAGAGGCCGATCAGCTGCTGGTAGTGCTCCTTGGGCCAGAAGATGTTGTTCGCGAAGAAGCCGTCGCCGTAGTAGGCGGCCACCTCCGCGATTTGCGGCGTGCGGATGGAGCCGTGCCACACGAAGGGGGCGACACCGTCGAGCGGGCGGGGCGTGGAGGTGAAGTTCTGGAGCGGGGTGCGGTGCTTGCCGGACCAGCTGACGGTGTCCTCGTCCCAGAGGCGGCGCAGCAGGCTGTAGTTTTCGATGGCGAGTTCGATCCCGTCCTGGATGTTCTTGCCGAACCAGGGGTAGACGGGGGCGGTGTTGCCGCGGCCCAGAACCAGGTCCACGCGGCCGTCCGCCAGGTGCTGGAGCATCGCGAAGTCCTCGGCGATCTTCACCGGGTCATTGGTGGTGATCAGCGTCGTGGCCGTGGAGAGGATGATCCGCTCCGTCTGCGCTGCGATGTAGGCAAGGGTGGTGGTGGGGGAGGAAGAGAAGAACGGACGGTTGTGGTGCTCGCCGAGGGCATAGACATCCATGCCGATTTCCTCGACCTTTTTGGCGATCGCCACGGACGCCTTGATGCGCTCGTGCTCCGTGGGAGTCCGGCCCGTGGTGGGGTCGGGGGTGATGTCGCTGACGCTGAATACGCCGATCTGCATGGTGTGCCTTTCCGTGGCCGGAGGGTTCCGGGAGCTGCTTCTACTATAGCCGATTTATATGCATTTGCATCTATCGACGGGTATAACGCCCGTTGCCGACGGATATTCCCGCCCCGCCCGTCCCCCCAACTAACTCGCATCAGTTGTCGTTTTCGGGGCTCAAACCGACACCAAATGCCAGCCAGTTGGGGGACGCGGATCTCAGTGGGCCGGGCTCCAGCCGTGGTCAAGCAGCGCGGCGCGGACCTTTGCGACGGCGGAGCGGGCATCGGCGGTTAGGTGCCGTTTGGACAGACGGACCAGGAGCCAGCCCGCCTGGCTGAAGTCCTCCTCGCGGGCAATGTCGCGGGCCACCTGGCCCGCCTCGGAATGCCCCTCGCCGTCGTACTCCGCGGCGACGAGGTAGTCGGGATAGGACAGGTCAGGCTGGCGGACGACGCCGTCGCGCAGCTCTGTGGGAAGGTTCAGCAGCGCTTCCGGCAGGCCGGCCCGTGCTAGCGCGAGCCGCAGCCGCGTTTCCGGCGCGGAATCGGCTCCGACCCGGGCCTGCTCCAAGGCCAGGCGAGCCTTGCGGATCCCCGGCGTGCCTTTGTGGCGGTCCAGCATCTCGGCGAGATCCTCCAAAGTGGCGTACGCCTCGCTGCGCCCCTCCAGCTCCGGGCGCGGGCAACGGATCAGATGGTCTGCAACCACCGTGAGCTCGTCGATGCTCATCCGGCGGGAGATATCGAGCCAGGTCCGGACGCGGGATGTCAGCAGCGTGCCCTCGAAGGTGGTGATCTCGTCGGGAAAGAACTGCCCGACGTGCCCGACAATGCCGCTACGGCGCGGGATGGCCATTGTGTCCGGCCGGGAGATATGGATGCCGGGTCCGTCGGCACCGGGAAGAAACCCGGGCATGGCCCAGAGCCGGAAGGCAGTGGCATGTGAAGCCGCGGAGAACCCCGTTACCAGCGTGACGGGACGGACCATCGGGCCGAGCCCGGGGTCCGGGAGCAACGCCGGGATGCGGATTCCACGGCTGGGCACCAGAAGTGCCGGGTGCCGCAGACGGCGCCGGCTGGCACCGGCGTCGAGCGCTTCCCGGGAGGTGAACGGTGTGCTGCGGCCGTGGGGCGGGCGCTAGTGCGAGCCCGTCGGCAGGGGGAGCTCGTCGGGCTCGGCGTCCGGCTCGGCGTCGCTTTCGGAGCGGGAATCCGTGTCCGGCGGCGTGGCCTTGGCGCGCCGGCCGCGCGCAACCCGGACCGGCGGCGCCGCAACTGCCTGCCGCAGCGCCCGCTCCTCCCGGCGGCCTTCCACCAGCCGGTACAGCACCGGCACCAGCACCAGGGTCAGGGCGGTTGAGGAGATAAGCCCGCCGATGACGACGATCGCGAGCGGCTGGGAGATGAAGCCGCCGCCGCCGGTGAGCCCCAGCGCCATCGGGGTCAGCGCGAACACGGTGGCCAAGGCGGTCATCAGGATTGGCCGGAGCCGCTGCCGGGCACCATGGGTGATGGCCTCGGTCACGCTCATTCCCGGTTCGCCGTTGCGCGGCTGGCGGTACTGGTTGATGAGGTCGATCAGCACAATCGCGTTGGTCACCACGATGCCCACCAGCATCAGCATGCCGATCAGGGAGGGCAGGCCCAGCGGCACGCCGGTCACCAGCAGCAGGGCGATGGCCCCGGTTGCGGCAAAGGGAACGGAGACCAGCAGGATGAGCGGCTGCACGAGGGACTTGAACGCGGCCACCATGATCACGTAGACAATCGCAATCGCTGCCAGCAGGGCCAGTCCCAGCTGGCTGAAGGACTCGGCCTGCTGCGTCGTCGCGCCGCCGATCGTGGCGGTGACGCCGGGCGGCAGGTCAACCGTCTTCAGCCGGGCCTGGACTTCGGTGCTCACGGCACCGAGGTTGGAGCCCGACGGCGTCACGGAGACGCGCGCGGTCCGCTGGCCGTTGCTGGCGGTGATGGAGACCGGAACATCCACCTGCTCCACGGCGGCAATGCTGGAGAGCGGAACCGGTCCTGCCGCGGTGGGCAGCGGAATGGCCCGGACGGCGTCGATGCTCGTGAAGCGGATGCCTGCACCGATCCGCACCGGGAAGTCGTCGGCGTCGATCCGCACCGTGCCGGCCGGGATCGGGCTGATGGTGGAAGCCAGCACGCCGGCGACCTGTTCCTCGTTGAGGCCCGCGGCCACCGCCTTGGCCCGGTCCACTTTCACCTGGACGACAGGCTGGCTGGCGGCCAGGTTGGTGGCGACCTCGGTGCTGCCGGGGACGCCGTCGAGGGCCTTGACCAGTGCGTCGCTGGCGGTGCGCAGATCGGCGGTGGTGGCGGCCTTGAGGGTGATGTCCACCGTCGAGGAGGTGCCGAAGCCGCCCTGCTGGGAGCCGACCGTGATCTTGCCGGCGTCCGGCAGCTTGGCGAGCTCGTTGCGGACCGTGTCCTGGAGCTTGCCCTGGTTGGCCTTCTCGTCGGTGACCACGGTGAAGCTGGAGTTGGAGGCGCCGGCGGAGAGCAGCGCGGAGAAGCCGGTCTGGGCGTTTCCGGTGGTGGCCTGGACATTCTTGATGCCCTCGATGTCCCGGAGGACTGTTTCGACCTTGACGGCCGCGGCACTGGCCTCGGACAGGCTGGTTCCGGCCGGGAGGGCCTGCCGGACCGTCATGCTGTTTTCGCCGGAGCGGCCCAGCAGGTCAGTGGCCAGCAGTGGTGTCATGGCCGCGGTGCCGCCGAGGACCAGTACGGCGGCAATCAAGGTGACAACGGGGTGTTTCTGCGTCTTGGTGAGGACCGGAAGGTAGCCGCGCTGCAACAGGGTGCGCTGCTCGGCGTCGTGGGCCTTCGCGGCGATCTCGCGGGCGCGGAGTCCCTCGGCTCCAGTTTGCCCGGCCGGGTTCCGCAGGAACCAGTACGCCAGGACCGGGACGATCGTCAGCGAGACGAGCAGCGAGGACAGCAGTGCGATGGTTACCGTCAGCGCGAAGGGGCGGAAGAGCTCCCCGGCGAGGCCTGCAACGAAGGCGATGGGGAGGAACACGGCCACGGTGGTCAGGGTGGACGCC from Arthrobacter sp. B3I9 encodes:
- a CDS encoding LLM class flavin-dependent oxidoreductase, whose amino-acid sequence is MQIGVFSVSDITPDPTTGRTPTEHERIKASVAIAKKVEEIGMDVYALGEHHNRPFFSSSPTTTLAYIAAQTERIILSTATTLITTNDPVKIAEDFAMLQHLADGRVDLVLGRGNTAPVYPWFGKNIQDGIELAIENYSLLRRLWDEDTVSWSGKHRTPLQNFTSTPRPLDGVAPFVWHGSIRTPQIAEVAAYYGDGFFANNIFWPKEHYQQLIGLYRERYEHYGHGKADQAIVGLGGQFFMRKNSQDAVKEFRPYFDNAPVYGHGPSLEDFTSQTPLTVGSPQEVIEKTLTFREYFGDYQRQLFLIDHAGLPLKTVLEQLDLFGEEVLPVLRKEYAEKTPAHVPEPPTHAGRVAASLAEAGQPAGEAAQPAGHPAEQEA
- a CDS encoding DUF2243 domain-containing protein; translated protein: MAVRKPPSKAGGILLGLGLGGFIDGIVLHQILQWHHMVSATAEHPTDTLAGLEVNTLVDGFFHLVMWVLVLSASIATIRAWRQGRLAPNWSFHFGLVIAGWGIFNVVEGLIDHQILRIHHVRDDLGGPLLWDLGFLVVSVLLVLAGWLLHRRGLAALEREPAGRR
- a CDS encoding MarR family winged helix-turn-helix transcriptional regulator, with product MPAKTAASPVRLAAETWESLFRAQVAVMRRLQAAPAFKDLAVNEYDVLFTLSRCPSGWLRQNELNDHVLLSQSSLSRLVERLQKRGYVERVPAPDDGRGVLVRLTEEGRELQKQIGREHVRDIADLVGPALSPAEQRELLRLTEKLRAAVAAR
- a CDS encoding M20/M25/M40 family metallo-hydrolase; the encoded protein is MDADDKVRNYIDTHTPLLLDRLSEWVRIPSVAGVPERKHHLTRSANWLAGELRGTGFPTTEIWEGAEGPAVFAEWSEAPDAPTILIYSHHDVRAVKDENWDQTSPFDPVLRDGRLYGRGTSDAKGQVMAHVWGIRAHLDATGRTAPAVNLKLIVEGEEEAGSPGLADLLEAHRDRLAADAVVFSDTLLWRAGHPAICTSIRGMLGAHIEVYGPLTDVHSGAVSGTAPNPAIELGRLLARLHDQKGRITFPGFYDDVEEISQRRRAELAALPFDPEDWLERSHTRSIMGEEGYTVLERLWERPALEVVALAAGDPIGVMRAAVPSMASTDISIRTVGGQKVKDVADQVRRWVDETIGDDYGYELSLDTETAQEFYRTPENRVLECLSLAMVKGFQAQEVGRMGNAGGGPADLLSSALNVPVVFFGTGLVEDNWHDSDESARVDILKAGAATLAFLWAELGREEPGRRD
- a CDS encoding glutamate--cysteine ligase; translation: MNLSVNSPGTGPAGRRHRTFGVEEEFLLVDPATGHPAPVAELALQYAADRAKPGAGSTLTPEVQQEQLEAVGPVCSTLQEVAAAIRAGRALADEAARSVGARAAALATSPVAAAPTLVPQPRYLMMAARFGLTLKEQLTCGFHIHVRIVSGEEGVAVLDRIRVWLPVLLALSANSPFWQGNDSGYASFRYQAWNRWPTAGPCERFGSEREYHRYVQSLLATGVLLDEGMVYFDARLSRNHPTVEVRIADVCMDPAHATAIAATVRALVETAAQEWRAGIPAPRLSAAQLRLAAWKASESGVDGTLLHPLLNLPCPAAEAVQALLTHIRPALAGCGDEQQVTLELARILTSGTGSRRQRDTMINSRTLAAVVLDAVEHTHGTAKAHRRPRRLQST
- a CDS encoding efflux RND transporter permease subunit codes for the protein MFRLAKLSLANRALIALVTVFASVFGVITMSSLKQELIPSIEFPQITVITSMPGASPEVVDKQVSGPLETALNGVEGLESTASTSRNGVSQISLVFTYGSNLDRARNQIDRAISNAKRSLPDDVQPQAIAGSISDFPIVYLAVSSDKPLSELNSDLARLSVPRLQKIDGVRGADVTGGATQHISILPRADAMAASGATLASISNALKNNGALVPAGTIEEQGKTLSLQIGSPVDSLDAVKALPLGGTKSPATIGSVADVSIAEDARTSITRTNGKETLAVSVTKKPEGDTVAISHAVKDSIPQLEAELGSNAAVTPVFDQAPFIEKSIKDLTTEGLLGLGFAVAVILVFLMSVRSTLVTAVSIPLSLLITFLGLSATGYSLNILTLGALTIAIGRVVDDSIVVIENIKRHLSYGEQKITAILTSVREVAGAITASTLTTVAVFLPIAFVAGLAGELFRPFALTVTIALLSSLLVSLTIVPVLAYWFLRNPAGQTGAEGLRAREIAAKAHDAEQRTLLQRGYLPVLTKTQKHPVVTLIAAVLVLGGTAAMTPLLATDLLGRSGENSMTVRQALPAGTSLSEASAAAVKVETVLRDIEGIKNVQATTGNAQTGFSALLSAGASNSSFTVVTDEKANQGKLQDTVRNELAKLPDAGKITVGSQQGGFGTSSTVDITLKAATTADLRTASDALVKALDGVPGSTEVATNLAASQPVVQVKVDRAKAVAAGLNEEQVAGVLASTISPIPAGTVRIDADDFPVRIGAGIRFTSIDAVRAIPLPTAAGPVPLSSIAAVEQVDVPVSITASNGQRTARVSVTPSGSNLGAVSTEVQARLKTVDLPPGVTATIGGATTQQAESFSQLGLALLAAIAIVYVIMVAAFKSLVQPLILLVSVPFAATGAIALLLVTGVPLGLPSLIGMLMLVGIVVTNAIVLIDLINQYRQPRNGEPGMSVTEAITHGARQRLRPILMTALATVFALTPMALGLTGGGGFISQPLAIVVIGGLISSTALTLVLVPVLYRLVEGRREERALRQAVAAPPVRVARGRRAKATPPDTDSRSESDAEPDAEPDELPLPTGSH